The following are from one region of the Gammaproteobacteria bacterium genome:
- a CDS encoding F0F1 ATP synthase subunit epsilon, with amino-acid sequence MSFHVDIVAPEAVVWSGDADFLVAKTVEGEIGVLTDHEPLMAALATGVVVVEAGDEKVTVGMHGGFLQIVDNNVTLLTDRAKLTEGDDRGRALEVAKRLRAEEEAVEG; translated from the coding sequence ATGAGTTTCCACGTCGACATCGTTGCTCCCGAGGCCGTCGTCTGGTCTGGTGACGCCGATTTTCTCGTCGCAAAGACCGTCGAAGGCGAGATTGGTGTGCTCACCGATCACGAGCCGCTGATGGCGGCGCTGGCCACCGGGGTCGTCGTCGTCGAGGCGGGAGATGAGAAGGTGACTGTCGGTATGCACGGCGGCTTCTTGCAGATCGTGGACAACAACGTGACGCTGCTCACCGACAGGGCCAAACTCACCGAAGGCGACGACCGGGGCCGTGCACTCGAGGTCGCAAAGCGACTGCGTGCCGAAGAGGAAGCCGTGGAGGGCTGA